The genomic window CAACTGTGTTCTGGTCAATTTCCTATCCTTGCTTGGCTTCCCCAAATGCTAGTACCAAAAGATTTGTGGGGTAGGGAGAAGAGACCACTTTAAGAAGCACTGCATTTACTCATCTTCCACAAGGCAACAGAGTTGGGCATCTGATTGTTCAACAAAACAAAGCTTTAATAGCATCCAGGAGGGCAGACAGGCAAACCAAGTTGTAGACACTCTTCTATTTGTCAAAATCAGACCAGAGAAGACCTCCTCCACACAGATATAATAGGTATTgatattcatcttttctttttctgttgccgcaacatttttcttcttttaatgatCATATCATGTAGTTTCTCAAGTCCTTCCTTTAGGCCATCTCCTATGATTGCACAGGTAGGCTGCAAATGCCAAGGAGTTGATGAGCTCAGTTCACCCATTGCTAACAATTTCTCAATTTCTGAAAGAGACAATGAGTTCCTCAAGTCTTGTTTGTTAGCAACTATAAGTACAGGGACTCCTTGATTTTCTGATATCCTAGTTATTTTGTGAAGTTCAGTTTTGGCTTCCTCCATCCTTTCGACATCAACAGAGTCCACAACAAATACAATGCCATCTGTGCATCTGGTATATGACTTCCACAGTGGCCTTAACTTCTCCTGACCACCTACATCCCAGAAGTGAAACGTGACTGTTTTAGAATTTCCCAAGGTTACCTTAATTTTCTCAGTGTTAAATCCTTTGGTAGGTACGGTATTTACAAATTCATTGAACTGCAGCCTGTATAAGACAGTTGTCTTTCCAGCACAGTCCAAACCCAGAATAACAATGTGGAAGGACTGAAATGAAGGCAGGTTGGACAGGATAGAAGTCTGGTCTGATAGCCCATTCCCCATTTCCAGGTGCAAATAAATGTCCCAAATTGAAgtgcttttctcttcttgctttagaACTTCTCTTGGTAGCTGATTCAGCTATAAGACTACTCCCGATCCGGAGTCTGGGTCCAAATGAGAAAGCACTGGCAAGCGTTTCCACGCAGGGATAAGCACCCCCACGTCTTTCCAGCTTAGCTATCCAAGCAGCTCTCAGAATATGTAACtgatatgtaaaacaaataatattgTAACCTTTCTGACTGAATCAGAATTAGAAATCTGGAGCCTATGGAACCTACTCCCTGCATGTCCCCTTTTTTTAATCCAGGTACTCCTCTCCCTATTCCATCTTGGTAGACTTTGAGACATTACTTCAATGTCCTGAAGCTCTATGGAGAAGTGAACTTGAAAATCGTCAGCTCATTGCAAGCCAACCTTTTTCtggaaagggccagatagtaaatattttaggctttaccTGCCATGCAGCCTCTAGCTTACTACTCAAGTGCTGTTGTAACATGAAAGCTACTATAGACAATATgtttgttccaataaaactttatttacaaaaacagactgTAAGGCAAATTTGGCTGGTGTATCATAGTTTGCCAAACTCTGGAGGGAGGTTGTAAGTGAAGGAACTTAAAAGCATAGTTTTATTATCAAAAATAAGTCTAATAATCTTCCTATGGGTCAGGAAACCAAGGCCCTAAGTAATTCACTTCAATATACATAGTAATTTGTGGCCCACGTAGTTAGCAAAGGGTTACACAGAAGACATTTAGAATTATAGTTAAGATGGTATCTTGCTCCTATTC from Theropithecus gelada isolate Dixy chromosome 9, Tgel_1.0, whole genome shotgun sequence includes these protein-coding regions:
- the LOC112631139 gene encoding ADP-ribosylation factor-like protein 4A, which encodes MGNGLSDQTSILSNLPSFQSFHIVILGLDCAGKTTVLYRLQFNEFVNTVPTKGFNTEKIKVTLGNSKTVTFHFWDVGGQEKLRPLWKSYTRCTDGIVFVVDSVDVERMEEAKTELHKITRISENQGVPVLIVANKQDLRNSLSLSEIEKLLAMGELSSSTPWHLQPTCAIIGDGLKEGLEKLHDMIIKRRKMLRQQKKKR